Proteins co-encoded in one Mycobacterium mantenii genomic window:
- a CDS encoding PaaI family thioesterase: MTDAAQDPKELDPEYEHHGGFPEYGVASPGPGFGRFVAAMRRLQDLAVSADPDDDVWDDAADRVAALTELLGPSQAAEGAAPAGRTPDLPGMGSLLLPPWTLTRYQPDGCEMRGRFTRYHVGGNMAVHGGVLPLLFDHMFGMISHAANRPISRTAFLHVDYRKITPIDVPLAVRGRVTRTEGRKAFVSAEMVDADDALLAEANGLMVQLLPGQP; the protein is encoded by the coding sequence GTGACGGATGCGGCCCAGGATCCCAAAGAACTCGACCCCGAATACGAACACCACGGCGGCTTCCCCGAATACGGGGTGGCCAGCCCCGGGCCCGGATTCGGGCGGTTCGTGGCGGCGATGCGCCGGCTGCAGGACCTCGCCGTGTCCGCCGACCCCGACGACGACGTGTGGGACGACGCGGCCGATCGTGTCGCGGCACTGACCGAGCTGCTGGGGCCGTCTCAGGCCGCCGAGGGTGCGGCGCCCGCGGGGCGCACTCCCGACCTGCCGGGCATGGGCAGTCTGCTGTTGCCGCCGTGGACGTTGACGCGATACCAGCCCGACGGCTGCGAAATGCGCGGCCGTTTCACCCGCTATCACGTCGGCGGCAACATGGCCGTGCACGGCGGCGTGCTGCCGCTGCTGTTCGACCACATGTTCGGGATGATCTCGCACGCCGCGAACCGGCCCATCAGCCGGACGGCGTTCCTGCACGTCGACTACCGCAAAATCACCCCGATCGACGTTCCGTTGGCGGTGCGCGGACGGGTCACCCGCACCGAGGGGCGCAAAGCGTTCGTGTCCGCCGAAATGGTCGACGCCGACGACGCGCTGCTGGCCGAGGCCAACGGCCTGATGGTGCAGTTACTCCCAGGCCAGCCCTGA
- a CDS encoding TetR/AcrR family transcriptional regulator: MVTDYSELPVEEAVRAARAGSRRRQVLDAAVKVMGRNGFHQMSMQDLATEAKVSVGLIYKYFGGKEDLLLATIVRILDVFRDQLAPVIATAGDDVVDQLTAGMRRYIEIVDENLDGVVLTYRESRTLSPAGRAQIKDLEIATAAPLRAVIEAGSAQGVFRDVDVDLIVFDIMLLAHGWALKHWHFGPIYGIDQYIALQTRHVLTGLIADERRAGYAHVLK; the protein is encoded by the coding sequence ATGGTCACCGATTACAGCGAGCTGCCCGTCGAGGAGGCGGTGCGCGCGGCCCGGGCCGGCTCGCGGCGCCGTCAGGTGCTCGACGCCGCGGTCAAGGTGATGGGCCGCAACGGCTTTCACCAAATGTCCATGCAGGATCTGGCCACCGAGGCCAAGGTCAGCGTCGGCCTCATCTACAAGTACTTCGGCGGTAAGGAGGACCTGCTGCTCGCGACGATCGTGCGGATCCTGGACGTGTTCCGCGATCAACTGGCACCGGTGATCGCCACCGCCGGCGACGACGTCGTGGACCAGTTAACCGCGGGCATGCGCCGCTACATCGAGATCGTCGATGAGAACCTCGACGGCGTGGTGCTGACCTACCGGGAGAGCCGCACGCTCTCCCCGGCCGGCCGCGCCCAGATCAAGGACCTCGAAATCGCCACCGCCGCACCGCTGCGCGCGGTGATCGAAGCCGGCAGCGCCCAGGGCGTGTTTCGCGACGTCGACGTCGACCTCATCGTGTTCGACATCATGCTGCTGGCCCACGGCTGGGCCCTCAAGCACTGGCACTTCGGGCCGATCTACGGCATCGATCAATACATCGCGCTGCAGACCCGCCACGTGCTGACCGGATTGATTGCCGACGAGCGCCGCGCCGGCTACGCGCACGTGCTGAAATAG
- a CDS encoding adenylosuccinate synthase: MPAIVLIGAQWGDEGKGKATDLLGGRVQWVVRYQGGNNAGHTVVLPTGENFALHLIPSGVLTPGVTNVIGNGVVVDPGVLLDELKGLEDRGVDTTKLLISADAHLLLPYHVAIDKVTERYMGNKKIGTTGRGIGPCYQDKIARQGIRVADVLDPEVLTHKVEGALELKNQILVKIYNRKALDPHQVVESLLEQAEGFRHRIRDTRRLLNAALETGETVLLEGSQGTLLDVDHGTYPYVTSSNPTAGGAAVGSGIGPTRITAVLGILKAYTTRVGSGPFPTELFDENGEYLSKTGGEFGVTTGRRRRCGWFDAVIARYATRVNGITDFFLTKLDVLSSLETVPICVGYRIDGDRTNDMPMTQSDLARAEPIYEELPGWWEDISHAREFDDLPAKARDYVLRLEELAGAHISCIGVGPGREQTIVRRDVLAARP, encoded by the coding sequence ATGCCGGCAATCGTCCTCATCGGCGCCCAATGGGGCGACGAGGGCAAGGGTAAGGCCACCGATCTGCTCGGTGGCCGCGTGCAGTGGGTGGTGCGCTACCAGGGCGGCAACAACGCCGGGCACACCGTCGTCCTGCCCACCGGCGAGAACTTCGCGCTGCACCTGATCCCGTCGGGAGTGCTCACGCCCGGCGTCACCAACGTCATCGGCAACGGTGTGGTGGTCGACCCCGGCGTGCTGCTGGACGAGCTGAAGGGCCTCGAAGACCGCGGCGTGGACACCACCAAGCTGCTCATCTCCGCCGACGCCCACCTGCTGTTGCCCTACCACGTGGCCATCGACAAGGTCACCGAGCGCTACATGGGCAACAAGAAGATCGGCACCACCGGCCGCGGTATCGGCCCCTGCTACCAGGACAAGATCGCCCGCCAGGGGATCCGCGTCGCCGACGTACTCGACCCCGAGGTGCTGACCCACAAGGTCGAGGGTGCGCTGGAACTCAAGAACCAGATCCTGGTCAAGATCTACAACCGCAAGGCGCTGGACCCGCACCAGGTCGTCGAGTCCCTGCTGGAGCAGGCGGAGGGGTTCAGGCACCGCATCCGCGACACCCGGCGGCTGCTCAACGCCGCGCTCGAGACCGGCGAAACGGTACTGCTGGAGGGCTCACAGGGCACCCTGCTCGACGTCGACCACGGCACGTATCCCTATGTGACGTCGTCGAATCCGACGGCCGGCGGCGCGGCCGTCGGGTCCGGCATCGGCCCCACCCGCATCACCGCCGTGCTGGGGATCCTCAAGGCCTACACCACCCGCGTGGGCTCCGGCCCGTTCCCCACCGAGCTGTTCGACGAGAACGGCGAATACCTGTCCAAGACCGGCGGCGAATTCGGCGTCACCACCGGGCGGCGGCGCCGCTGCGGCTGGTTCGACGCCGTGATCGCCCGCTATGCCACCCGGGTCAACGGCATCACCGACTTCTTCCTGACCAAGCTCGACGTGCTGTCCAGCCTGGAAACGGTGCCGATCTGCGTCGGTTACCGCATCGACGGCGACCGCACCAACGACATGCCGATGACGCAAAGCGACCTGGCGCGCGCCGAACCCATTTACGAAGAGCTGCCCGGCTGGTGGGAGGACATCTCGCACGCACGGGAATTCGACGACCTGCCCGCCAAAGCGCGCGACTATGTGCTGCGGCTGGAAGAGCTTGCGGGAGCGCATATTTCATGCATCGGTGTGGGTCCCGGGCGTGAACAGACCATCGTCCGGCGCGACGTGCTGGCAGCCCGCCCGTGA
- the purT gene encoding formate-dependent phosphoribosylglycinamide formyltransferase, whose protein sequence is MTDGPTDGRDDETTSLVVPQQAPARAEARPTAPADGRPTVVLLGAGEISRELAIDLGRLGARVIAVEAHPDAPAHGVADQALVLPLTDAGELSAALQRLRPDFVVTATDTVAVEVLDAVAAGGNHTELVPSARAVRLSADREGLRRLAADELGLPTAPFWFAGSLGELEAVGAHAGYPLLVKPVAGTTGPGQSVVARREDLGPAWQRAVAGHAGPGQPRVLAETVVEVEFCVTLLAVRSEGPTGPVIEFCSPIGHRGSGGQVLESWQPQKMSGAATDAAKSIAARIVKALGGRGVFAVELMVNGDEVYFADVTSRPADSAWVTLRSQRLSAFELQARTILGLPVDTMMVSPAAARAIDPPDVHDPAALSGALSVPESDLRVAGGGYRALATAPEVTAARERAGQVAGRLAARPSPG, encoded by the coding sequence GTGACTGACGGCCCCACCGACGGACGGGACGACGAGACGACGTCGCTCGTCGTGCCCCAGCAAGCTCCCGCGCGCGCCGAAGCCCGGCCCACCGCCCCTGCCGACGGCAGGCCGACGGTGGTGCTGCTGGGCGCCGGCGAGATCAGCCGGGAGCTGGCGATCGACTTGGGGCGCCTCGGGGCCCGGGTGATCGCCGTCGAGGCGCACCCGGACGCACCCGCGCACGGGGTGGCCGACCAGGCCCTGGTGCTCCCGCTGACCGACGCCGGCGAGCTGTCCGCGGCGCTGCAACGGCTGCGACCAGACTTCGTCGTGACCGCGACCGACACCGTCGCCGTCGAAGTCCTCGACGCCGTGGCCGCCGGCGGCAATCACACCGAACTGGTGCCCAGCGCCCGCGCCGTGCGGCTCAGCGCCGACCGCGAGGGCCTGCGTCGGCTGGCCGCCGACGAGTTGGGGCTGCCCACCGCGCCGTTCTGGTTTGCCGGATCGCTGGGCGAACTCGAGGCGGTGGGCGCGCACGCCGGATATCCGTTGCTGGTCAAGCCGGTGGCCGGGACGACCGGGCCGGGGCAGTCGGTGGTGGCGCGACGGGAAGACCTGGGGCCGGCGTGGCAGCGGGCGGTGGCCGGTCACGCGGGCCCCGGACAGCCCCGGGTGCTGGCCGAAACCGTGGTTGAGGTCGAGTTTTGCGTCACGCTGCTGGCGGTGCGCAGCGAGGGCCCTACGGGTCCGGTGATCGAATTCTGCTCGCCCATCGGTCATCGCGGCTCCGGCGGGCAGGTGCTGGAATCCTGGCAGCCCCAGAAGATGAGTGGGGCCGCGACGGACGCCGCGAAGTCGATCGCCGCGCGGATCGTCAAGGCGCTGGGCGGCCGCGGCGTCTTCGCGGTCGAATTGATGGTCAACGGCGACGAGGTGTACTTCGCCGATGTCACGTCGCGCCCGGCCGACAGCGCGTGGGTGACGCTGCGTAGTCAGCGGCTCTCCGCGTTCGAACTGCAGGCCCGCACCATCTTGGGCCTGCCGGTGGACACCATGATGGTTTCGCCGGCTGCTGCCCGCGCGATCGACCCGCCCGACGTTCACGACCCCGCCGCGCTGAGCGGCGCGCTGAGCGTGCCCGAAAGTGACCTGCGCGTGGCCGGTGGCGGCTACCGGGCACTGGCCACGGCCCCGGAGGTGACGGCCGCGCGGGAGCGCGCCGGCCAGGTCGCCGGGCGGCTGGCCGCGCGACCGTCACCCGGCTGA
- a CDS encoding SAM-dependent methyltransferase — protein sequence MAQTADVAVTATFGAAARAVATNRGLLNDPFAEPLLCAVGIDYLTRAIKDHVFAEDDGDDPAMTALMDALTAHTRFVDEFLADAGRAGIRQVVILASGLDTRPYRLWWPRGTTVYEIDQPQVLDFKAEVLHGLDAQLASHRCAIGIDLRQDWPAALRRVGFDPTQPTVWVAEQLLVGYLPPGEQNHVLQAVTTASAPGSRFTADHMPTWNPLQLGAERAFVDGWRQRGLDVDLASLTYPGEYHYVPEYLASNGWETAGCSVTELLGAMGLGRRRRAGPGGSEFIPEYVTATRV from the coding sequence ATGGCGCAGACGGCCGACGTGGCGGTGACCGCAACTTTCGGTGCCGCCGCGCGGGCGGTGGCCACCAACAGGGGCCTGCTGAACGATCCGTTCGCCGAGCCGCTGCTGTGCGCCGTCGGGATCGACTACCTCACCCGGGCGATCAAGGACCACGTGTTCGCGGAGGACGACGGCGACGACCCGGCGATGACGGCGCTGATGGATGCGCTCACGGCGCATACGCGATTCGTCGACGAATTTCTGGCCGACGCCGGCCGGGCGGGCATCCGGCAGGTGGTGATCCTGGCCTCGGGCCTGGACACCCGGCCGTACCGGCTGTGGTGGCCGCGGGGGACCACGGTCTATGAGATCGACCAGCCGCAGGTGCTCGACTTCAAAGCCGAAGTGCTGCACGGCCTGGACGCCCAATTGGCGTCCCACCGGTGTGCGATCGGCATCGACCTGCGCCAGGATTGGCCGGCGGCGCTGCGCCGGGTCGGATTCGACCCGACCCAGCCCACGGTCTGGGTCGCCGAGCAGTTGCTCGTCGGGTATCTGCCGCCCGGCGAACAGAATCACGTGCTGCAGGCCGTCACCACCGCCAGCGCCCCCGGCAGCCGTTTCACCGCCGATCACATGCCGACCTGGAATCCGTTGCAGCTCGGCGCCGAGCGCGCCTTTGTCGACGGCTGGCGGCAACGCGGCCTGGACGTCGATCTGGCCAGCCTGACCTATCCCGGCGAATATCATTATGTGCCAGAGTATTTGGCGTCAAATGGCTGGGAGACGGCCGGGTGTAGCGTCACCGAGCTACTGGGTGCGATGGGGCTGGGCAGGCGGCGACGGGCCGGGCCCGGTGGCTCGGAGTTCATCCCGGAATACGTCACCGCGACGCGCGTTTGA
- a CDS encoding rhodanese-like domain-containing protein: MSTERAHSYAGDISPLEAWKLLSDNPNAVLVDVRTDAEWRFVGVPDLSSLGREVLFLEWNLSDGRHNANFADELRERVAPSETDEQRPVLFLCRSGQRSIGAAEAATQLGITPAYNIVDGFEGQLDANGHRGETGWRAIGLPWKQG, translated from the coding sequence ATGAGCACAGAGCGCGCACACTCCTACGCGGGGGACATCTCGCCGCTGGAGGCATGGAAGCTGCTCAGCGACAACCCCAACGCCGTCCTGGTCGACGTGCGGACCGACGCCGAATGGCGATTCGTCGGTGTGCCCGATCTGTCCAGCCTCGGTCGTGAGGTGTTGTTCCTGGAGTGGAATTTGTCCGACGGACGGCACAACGCGAATTTCGCCGACGAACTGCGCGAGCGGGTGGCCCCGTCGGAGACCGACGAGCAGCGCCCGGTGCTGTTCTTGTGTCGCTCCGGTCAGCGTTCCATCGGGGCCGCCGAGGCGGCGACCCAGCTGGGCATCACGCCGGCCTACAACATCGTGGACGGCTTCGAGGGCCAGCTCGATGCCAACGGTCACCGCGGCGAAACAGGTTGGCGAGCAATCGGATTGCCCTGGAAGCAGGGTTGA
- a CDS encoding NAD(P)/FAD-dependent oxidoreductase: protein MSRHRVVIIGSGFGGLNAAKALRRADVDVTLISRTTTHLFQPLLYQVATGILSEGDIAPTTRLILRRQKNVRVLWGEVSEIDLTAKTVTSHLMGMQTVTPFDSLIVAAGAQQSYFGHDEYAAFAPGMKSVDDALELRARILGAFEAAEVATDPAERQRRLTFVVVGAGPTGVELAGEIVQLAERTLAGAFRTITPSECRVILLDAAPAVLPPMGENLGLKAKRRLQKMDVEIQLNAMVTAVDYMGITVKEKDGGERRIECACKVWAAGVQASELGKMVAEQSDGTETDRAGRVIVEPDLTVKGHPYVFVVGDLMSVPGVPGMAQGAIQGAHYATKLIKHAVKGQDDPANRKPFKYFDKGSMALISRYSAVAKVGKLEFGGFIAWLAWLLLHLYYLIGHRNRIAAMFAWGISFLGRTRGQMAITSQMMYARPVVDWVERQAQEGTLAAAERIEAAEKQAG from the coding sequence ATGTCGCGCCATCGCGTCGTCATCATCGGAAGCGGATTCGGTGGCCTGAACGCGGCCAAGGCACTCAGACGGGCCGACGTGGACGTCACCCTGATCTCGAGGACCACCACGCACCTGTTCCAGCCGTTGCTGTACCAGGTCGCCACCGGCATCCTGTCCGAGGGCGACATCGCGCCGACCACCCGGCTCATCCTGCGCCGGCAGAAGAACGTGCGGGTGCTGTGGGGCGAGGTCAGCGAGATCGACCTGACGGCCAAGACGGTGACGTCGCACCTGATGGGCATGCAGACGGTGACGCCCTTCGACAGCCTCATCGTGGCCGCCGGCGCGCAGCAGTCCTATTTCGGCCACGACGAGTACGCGGCCTTCGCGCCGGGCATGAAGAGCGTCGACGACGCCCTCGAGTTGCGGGCCCGCATCCTCGGCGCGTTCGAGGCCGCCGAAGTGGCCACCGACCCCGCCGAGCGGCAGCGCCGCCTGACGTTCGTGGTGGTCGGCGCCGGGCCGACCGGGGTCGAACTGGCCGGCGAGATCGTCCAGCTCGCCGAGCGCACGCTGGCCGGGGCGTTCCGGACGATCACGCCCAGCGAATGCCGGGTCATCCTGCTCGACGCCGCGCCCGCGGTGTTGCCGCCGATGGGAGAGAACCTGGGCCTCAAGGCGAAACGGCGGCTGCAGAAGATGGACGTCGAGATCCAGCTGAACGCGATGGTGACCGCGGTGGACTACATGGGCATCACGGTCAAGGAGAAGGACGGCGGCGAGCGCCGCATCGAATGCGCGTGCAAGGTGTGGGCTGCGGGCGTGCAGGCCAGCGAGCTGGGCAAGATGGTCGCCGAGCAGTCCGACGGAACCGAAACCGACCGCGCCGGACGGGTGATCGTCGAGCCCGACCTCACCGTCAAGGGGCATCCGTACGTGTTCGTCGTCGGGGACCTGATGTCGGTGCCGGGCGTGCCGGGGATGGCGCAGGGCGCGATCCAGGGGGCGCACTACGCTACCAAGCTGATCAAGCACGCGGTGAAGGGCCAGGACGATCCGGCCAACCGCAAACCGTTCAAGTACTTCGACAAGGGCAGCATGGCCCTGATTTCGCGCTACAGCGCAGTCGCGAAGGTCGGCAAGCTGGAGTTCGGCGGCTTCATCGCCTGGCTGGCGTGGCTGCTGCTGCACCTGTACTACCTGATCGGCCACCGCAATCGCATCGCCGCCATGTTCGCCTGGGGGATCTCCTTCCTGGGCCGCACCCGCGGACAGATGGCCATCACCAGCCAGATGATGTACGCCCGGCCGGTGGTGGACTGGGTGGAGCGCCAAGCGCAGGAGGGGACGCTGGCCGCGGCCGAACGCATCGAAGCGGCCGAGAAGCAGGCCGGCTAG
- a CDS encoding acyl-CoA dehydrogenase family protein: protein MSTKTPPAFDRDDPLGLDASLSSDELAVRDTVREFCAEHVLPHVAEWFEIGDLPVRELAKGFGQLGLLGMHLDGYGCGGASAVHYGLACVELEAADSGLRSMVSVQGSLAMFAIWNFGSEEQKQEWLPPMATGELLGCFGLTEPDVGSDPAAMKTRARQDGSDWVLNGRKLWITNGSVADVAVVWAATDDGIRGFIVPTKTPGFSANTIHHKLSLRASITSELVLDDLRVPAEAMLPEAKGLRGPLSCLSEARYGIIWGSMGAARSAWQAALDYSTQRTQFGRPIAGFQLTQAKLVDMAVELHKGQLLSLHLGRLKDSVGLRPEQVSFGKLNNTREAIKICRTARTILGGNGISLEYPVIRHMVNLESVLTYEGTPEMHQLVLGQAFTGSAAFR, encoded by the coding sequence ATGAGTACTAAGACACCACCCGCCTTCGACCGCGACGACCCGCTCGGCCTCGACGCCTCGCTATCCAGCGACGAGCTCGCGGTGCGCGACACCGTCAGGGAATTCTGCGCCGAGCATGTCCTCCCACACGTCGCGGAGTGGTTTGAGATCGGTGATCTGCCGGTCCGCGAACTGGCCAAGGGATTCGGCCAACTCGGCCTGCTGGGCATGCACCTGGACGGGTACGGCTGTGGCGGTGCCTCCGCCGTGCACTACGGGCTGGCCTGCGTGGAGCTGGAGGCCGCAGATTCCGGTCTGCGGTCGATGGTCTCGGTGCAGGGCTCGCTGGCGATGTTCGCGATCTGGAATTTCGGCTCCGAGGAGCAGAAGCAGGAATGGCTGCCGCCGATGGCCACCGGTGAGCTGCTCGGCTGCTTCGGGTTGACCGAACCCGACGTCGGTTCCGATCCCGCCGCGATGAAAACCCGTGCGCGCCAAGATGGTTCGGACTGGGTACTCAACGGCCGCAAACTGTGGATCACCAACGGCTCGGTCGCCGACGTCGCCGTTGTCTGGGCCGCCACCGACGACGGGATTCGCGGCTTCATCGTCCCCACCAAGACACCGGGCTTTTCCGCCAACACGATTCACCACAAGCTGTCGCTGCGGGCCTCGATCACCAGCGAGTTGGTGCTCGACGACCTGCGGGTGCCCGCCGAGGCGATGCTGCCCGAGGCCAAGGGGCTGCGCGGGCCGCTGTCCTGTCTGTCCGAGGCCCGTTACGGAATTATCTGGGGCTCGATGGGAGCGGCCCGCTCGGCCTGGCAGGCCGCGCTGGATTACTCGACGCAACGCACCCAGTTCGGCCGCCCCATCGCGGGCTTCCAGTTGACCCAGGCCAAGCTCGTCGACATGGCGGTCGAACTGCACAAGGGCCAGTTGCTGTCGCTGCACCTCGGCCGCCTCAAGGACAGCGTCGGGCTGCGCCCCGAGCAGGTCAGCTTCGGCAAGCTCAACAACACCCGCGAGGCGATCAAGATCTGCCGGACCGCACGAACCATACTGGGCGGCAACGGAATATCGCTCGAATACCCCGTCATCCGGCACATGGTCAACCTGGAGTCGGTGCTGACGTACGAGGGCACACCGGAGATGCACCAGCTCGTCCTCGGCCAGGCGTTCACCGGCAGCGCCGCCTTCCGGTAA
- a CDS encoding acyl-CoA dehydrogenase family protein: MAARLEYTPEHHQFRELVRDFVRQTVVPKHEDSEKRGQWDRSLFLEAGKLGLLGFSVPEHLGGPGVADFRYNAIVIDELQRAGAAAEAIAFTLQNDVVLPYLTDLTTPEQQQRWLPGVVTGETVLAIAMTEPGTGSDLAGIRTAAVRDGDDYVVNGAKTFISNGQIGDLFVVAVRTSPDRHHGLSLLVVDPATPGFARGRNLEKIGLHAQDTSELTFTDMRVPSANLLQEEGKGFYQLMKNLPQERLALGVGAVAAAESILAETLDYVRDRTAFGSPIAGFQNSQFVLAELATEIDIARTYLEDCLAEHLEGELTAARAARLKWWTTDLQVRTADRCLQLHGGYGYMREYSVARAFVDARIQTIYGGTNEIMKTIIAKDLGI; the protein is encoded by the coding sequence ATGGCCGCACGGCTGGAGTACACGCCCGAGCATCACCAATTCCGGGAGTTGGTCCGGGATTTCGTGCGCCAGACCGTGGTACCCAAACACGAGGACTCGGAGAAGCGCGGCCAGTGGGATCGCTCGCTATTCCTCGAGGCCGGCAAGCTCGGGCTGCTGGGTTTCTCGGTCCCCGAGCATCTCGGCGGACCGGGCGTGGCCGACTTCCGCTACAACGCGATCGTGATCGACGAGTTGCAGCGGGCCGGCGCGGCCGCCGAGGCCATCGCCTTCACGCTGCAAAACGACGTGGTGCTGCCCTATCTCACCGATCTGACCACACCGGAACAGCAACAGCGCTGGCTGCCCGGCGTGGTCACCGGCGAGACGGTGCTCGCCATCGCGATGACCGAGCCCGGCACCGGCAGCGACCTGGCCGGGATCCGCACCGCGGCCGTACGCGACGGCGACGACTACGTCGTCAACGGCGCCAAGACGTTCATCTCCAACGGACAGATCGGCGATCTGTTCGTCGTCGCGGTGCGCACCTCGCCGGACCGCCACCACGGGCTGTCGCTGCTGGTCGTCGACCCGGCCACGCCGGGCTTCGCGCGCGGCCGCAACCTGGAGAAGATCGGCCTGCACGCCCAGGACACCAGCGAGCTCACGTTCACCGATATGCGGGTGCCGAGTGCGAACCTTCTCCAAGAGGAGGGCAAGGGCTTCTATCAGCTGATGAAGAACCTGCCCCAGGAGCGGCTCGCGCTCGGGGTGGGCGCGGTGGCCGCCGCGGAAAGCATTCTGGCCGAGACCCTCGACTACGTGCGTGACCGCACGGCGTTCGGCTCACCGATCGCCGGCTTCCAGAACAGCCAATTCGTGCTCGCCGAGCTGGCGACCGAAATCGACATCGCCCGTACCTATCTCGAAGACTGCCTGGCCGAACACCTGGAGGGTGAGCTGACCGCCGCTCGCGCCGCCCGGCTGAAGTGGTGGACCACCGATCTGCAGGTGCGCACCGCCGACCGCTGCCTGCAGCTGCACGGCGGGTACGGCTACATGCGCGAATACAGCGTGGCGCGGGCCTTCGTCGACGCCCGCATTCAGACCATCTACGGCGGCACCAACGAGATCATGAAGACGATCATCGCCAAGGACCTGGGCATCTGA
- a CDS encoding O-succinylhomoserine sulfhydrylase produces the protein MTPADDGVRTPTALPDGVSQATIGVRGGLLRSGFDETAEAMYLTSGYVYSSAEVAEQSFTGEVDHFVYSRYGNPTVTMFEERLRLLEGAPAAFATASGMAAVFTSLGALLGAGDRLVASRSLFGSCFVVCNEILPRWGVETVFVDGDDLAQWEEALSKPTQAVFFETPSNPMQSLVDIAAVTELAHAAGAKVVLDNVFATPLLQQGIPLGVDVVVYSGTKHIDGQGRVLGGAILGDKEYIDGPVQKLMRHTGPALSAFNAWVLVKGLETLAVRVDYSNSSAHRIAEFLETHPAVSWVRYPFLPSHPQYDLAKRQMSGGGTVITFALDCPDARAKQRAFEVLDKLSLIDISNNLGDAKSLVTHPATTTHRAMGPEGRAAIGLGDGVVRISVGLEGTDDLIADIDRALS, from the coding sequence ATGACCCCAGCCGACGACGGCGTCCGCACGCCCACGGCGCTGCCCGACGGAGTCAGCCAGGCGACCATCGGGGTGCGCGGCGGGCTCTTGCGTTCGGGATTCGACGAGACGGCCGAGGCGATGTATCTGACGTCGGGCTATGTCTACTCCTCGGCGGAAGTGGCCGAGCAGTCGTTCACCGGCGAGGTTGACCACTTCGTCTACTCGCGCTACGGCAACCCGACCGTGACGATGTTCGAGGAGCGGCTGCGCCTGCTGGAAGGGGCGCCGGCGGCCTTCGCCACCGCGAGCGGCATGGCGGCGGTGTTCACCTCGCTGGGTGCGCTGCTGGGCGCGGGGGACCGGTTGGTCGCGTCGCGCAGCCTGTTCGGGTCGTGTTTCGTGGTGTGCAACGAGATCCTGCCGCGGTGGGGCGTGGAGACGGTTTTCGTCGACGGCGACGACCTCGCGCAGTGGGAGGAGGCGCTGTCGAAGCCCACTCAAGCGGTGTTCTTCGAGACCCCGTCGAATCCGATGCAGTCGCTGGTCGATATCGCGGCGGTGACTGAACTCGCTCACGCCGCAGGGGCAAAAGTGGTGTTGGACAACGTTTTTGCCACACCACTTCTGCAGCAGGGCATTCCGCTCGGGGTTGACGTCGTGGTGTACTCGGGCACCAAGCACATCGATGGCCAGGGCCGGGTGCTCGGCGGGGCCATTCTCGGTGACAAGGAATACATCGACGGCCCGGTGCAGAAACTGATGCGCCACACCGGCCCGGCGCTGAGCGCGTTCAACGCCTGGGTGTTGGTGAAAGGCCTCGAGACGCTGGCTGTTCGGGTCGACTACAGCAACTCCTCGGCGCACCGGATCGCGGAATTCTTAGAGACCCATCCGGCGGTGAGTTGGGTTCGCTACCCGTTCCTGCCGTCGCACCCGCAGTACGACTTGGCCAAGCGCCAGATGTCCGGCGGGGGAACGGTGATCACCTTCGCGCTGGACTGCCCCGACGCCAGGGCCAAGCAGCGGGCCTTCGAGGTGCTGGACAAGCTGTCGCTGATCGACATCTCCAACAACCTCGGCGACGCCAAATCCCTTGTCACACATCCGGCCACCACCACCCATCGGGCGATGGGCCCGGAGGGCCGCGCGGCGATCGGCCTCGGCGACGGCGTGGTCCGGATCTCCGTCGGGCTGGAAGGCACCGACGACCTGATCGCCGACATCGACCGGGCGCTGAGCTAG
- a CDS encoding DUF3054 domain-containing protein, with the protein MLRLQWLAWLAVDVLGVLVFCAVGRRSHDEGLNVTGVAVTAWPFLTGTVVGWLASRGWRQPTAVRPTGVVVWLSTVVVGMLLRKATSAGVAASFVVVATTVTALLLLGWRVAAGLTLRRRSGV; encoded by the coding sequence ATGCTTAGGCTCCAGTGGCTGGCCTGGCTCGCGGTGGACGTCCTCGGTGTGCTGGTGTTCTGCGCCGTGGGGCGCCGCAGCCACGACGAAGGGCTCAACGTCACCGGCGTCGCCGTGACGGCCTGGCCGTTTCTCACCGGCACCGTCGTCGGGTGGCTGGCCTCGCGAGGGTGGCGGCAGCCGACCGCCGTGCGGCCCACCGGGGTTGTCGTGTGGTTGTCCACCGTGGTCGTCGGGATGCTGTTGCGCAAGGCGACCTCTGCGGGTGTGGCGGCAAGTTTCGTGGTGGTGGCGACGACGGTCACCGCGCTGTTGTTGCTGGGCTGGCGAGTGGCCGCCGGGTTGACCCTGCGGCGTCGCTCCGGCGTCTGA